The following proteins are encoded in a genomic region of Phaeodactylum tricornutum CCAP 1055/1 chromosome 1, whole genome shotgun sequence:
- a CDS encoding predicted protein, whose translation MSLPSRVVRKVRRNDADGSPAAHESILTVTAIPNDGQPSDETAWIVSVANSHAVYQSTFTQGEIGREVQAKEEDGAVNAWLSYLAGAGQTDQTELTVSETQNASEIKMNETADGLSIQILQSSKSGLIRKLWGGTLEKNHTRSAFDVSLTLVDVVSEEQARCATLQRKLERMQSGLYGWKDTAQKLEGEWDHEKNELLGNFLTLYNEKHNQVKDLQRRIDELASEVEKARAAAGSSGGSSNTRLGGVIDDQDCEQYNSARLANSAVGRKTTAKRKRTISAPAKKKPTPVTTLSSRRTKHRTGAIKYYDSDLQSNDTKQSIAQKQPENSERLTVPDSNKELAQQKDDNQLPNTKKPKRKDSWSSSSDESKAQKHVVERPAANAKVGREDMSSSDKSYTANKPAASRSNISPTSKASRSVPGPSTDTLIDPGFRSSLEAQLAAMRAEEEDDDESAQRE comes from the coding sequence ATGTCTCTACCGTCCCGCGTAGTGCGGAAAGTGCGACGGAACGACGCCGATGGTTCCCCCGCTGCCCACGAAAGCATTCTTACCGTCACCGCCATTCCAAACGATGGCCAACCATCCGACGAAACAGCCTGGATTGTTTCCGTCGCAAACAGTCACGCAGTGTATCAATCCACCTTTACACAAGGGGAAATCGGCAGGGAAGTTCAGgcgaaagaagaagatggTGCGGTGAACGCCTGGTTGTCGTATTTAGCTGGAGCCGGACAAACGGATCAGACagagctgactgtgagcgagACTCAAAATGCCAGCGAGATCAAGATGAACGAAACTGCAGATGGATTGTCGATTCAGATACTACAGAGCAGCAAGTCCGGTCTGATACGGAAGTTGTGGGGAGGAACTTTGGAGAAAAACCACACTCGTTCTGCTTTTGACGTATCCTTGACTTTGGTTGATGTGGTATCTGAAGAACAAGCTCGGTGCGCCACCCTCCAACGAAAGCTGGAACGGATGCAAAGTGGTTTGTATGGATGGAAAGATACGGCACAAAAGCTCGAAGGGGAATGGGATCACGAGAAAAATGAGCTTTTGGGGAACTTTCTTACCCTCTACAACGAAAAGCACAACCAGGTGAAAGACCTGCAACGCCGAATTGATGAGCTTGCATCTGAGGTGGAAAAAGCTCGAGCGGCAGCTGGGTCCAGTGGCGGGAGCTCGAATACGCGGTTGGGAGGCGTCATCGACGATCAAGATTGCGAGCAGTACAATTCCGCCAGACTGGCCAATTCGGCAGTGGGTCGCAAGACAACCGCCAAACGGAAACGAACCATATCAGCTCCTGCCAAGAAAAAGCCAACCCCAGTAACCACGCTTTCAAGCCGACGAACAAAGCATCGCACGGGAGCTATTAAATACTACGATAGTGATCTACAATCAAATGACACCAAACAAAGCATTGCACAAAAGCAACCAGAGAACAGCGAAAGGTTGACCGTTCCCGACTCGAATAAAGAATTAGCGCAGCagaaagacgacaatcaGCTTCCAAACACAAAGAAACCTAAGCGCAAGGACTCGTGGAGTTCAAGTTCCGATGAGAGCAAAGCTCAAAAGCATGTTGTCGAAAGACCTGCTGCGAATGCAAAGGTAGGAAgagaagacatgtcttctTCGGACAAATCCTATACAGCCAATAAACCTGCCGCGAGTCGCTCAAATATCAGTCCGACAAGCAAAGCTAGCAGATCGGTCCCCGGCCCTTCGACTGATACACTTATCGACCCAGGGTTTCGGTCGAGCCTTGAGGCTCAGCTAGCGGCAATGCgggcggaggaggaggacgacgacgaaagtgcCCAGCGGGAGTAG
- a CDS encoding predicted protein gives MVRTNRERPQDLLNFHFPVSPSQGVPDSRPVHSAGRGRSASSRGGSGRHHQPSNSRIPHQNSASHYRRTKEDRASARKKAASNMFYLHSSPDHAFVLTRKPAKQAQSYTFLGSDQAVSWESVRIVKYLSTVEKQQDERCPICLDTFACPRITKCGHIFCLPCILHHVQAFAQAQPYAAHGPRCPCCAIALHVPDLRPVQFECVTTPAVHHTIRLVKLHRVAHSGCPAPFLPRPDMPRRSAPHAAPCQVDADASYCRFNYVDPETYRVLLEYNLQELAEHVLSGTHVDIAERNCQQMARNHVQKERQIAAEEVLEELALMERFQVPSAGIYQPQPKQLLWKTYEQIVTKLKEDTTHCPLTDKIESAAGLSAMAALKLSEPYTSSSTIGKEIGRFRSNSVASSIGNSVAVEGRSRASSTISHDDTLSTNGPPTQDKKRKEKKTSPVESSMFLDTDESAFYQATDGTLCFLSGFNMKCLRKEFSPNIPETDILESNASSQDRHKVMPLPDAVEGSIVEIERVHLSPESRQRLRFLSHLPLYADILFVEINLGSLLSSNTKNEFKKDFSKRKQIRLSRINAERKEDERIRRIEDARILELKSRIQCIDPHDDFFRSTQDADAIAEVLRGDDFGPALGDSPPATAAASPLGHDPSISFSAITRTGGAFPAFASNDTNFPSLSTSPAAQRVHHPVPTSWGRPKPIAAPPPQQNVLSPKPSGSKKSRGKKVLLFSMGGGHGY, from the coding sequence ATGGTGCGAACGAATCGTGAGCGACCGCAGGATTTGTTAAATTTCCACTTTCCCGTGTCTCCGTCCCAAGGCGTGCCTGACTCTCGGCCTGTCCATTCCGCCGGACGTGGTCGATCTGCATCGTCGAGGGGTGGGAGCGGTCGCCACCACCAACCCAGCAACAGTCGAATACCGCACCAAAATTCTGCGTCACACTATCGACGTACCAAAGAAGACCGCGCTTCGGCACGTAAGAAGGCGGCCTCCAACATGTTCTATCTCCATTCCTCACCCGATCACGCTTTTGTCCTCACGAGAAAACCAGCAAAACAAGCCCAGTCCTACACCTTTTTGGGTTCCGATCAGGCCGTATCCTGGGAATCGGTACGCATCGTCAAATATCTTTCCACTGTCGAAAAGCAGCAGGATGAACGCTGTCCTATTTGTTTGGATACCTTTGCCTGCCCCCGCATTACCAAATGCGGACACATCTTTTGCCTCCCCTGCATCCTCCATCACGTACAGGCATTTGCCCAAGCACAACCCTACGCCGCACACGGACCCCGATGTCCTTGTTGCGCCATCGCCCTGCACGTTCCGGATCTGCGACCGGTTCAGTTCGAGTGCGTCACGACACCCGCCGTGCATCATACCATCAGACTCGTCAAATTACACCGTGTCGCACACTCCGGTTGCCCGGCACCCTTTTTGCCCCGACCTGACATGCCCCGGCGATCGGCACCACATGCCGCCCCGTGTCAAGTCGACGCCGATGCCTCGTACTGTCGTTTCAACTATGTCGATCCGGAAACCTACCGTGTTTTGCTCGAGTACAATCTGCAAGAATTGGCGGAACATGTCTTGTCGGGTACGCACGTAGATATCGCCGAGCGCAACTGTCAACAAATGGCTAGGAATCATGTTCAAAAAGAACGACAGATAGCGGCCGAAGAAGTTCTAGAAGAGTTGGCCCTGATGGAACGCTTTCAAGTTCCATCTGCGGGCATTTACCAACCGCAACCTAAGCAACTGCTATGGAAAACTTACGAGCAGATTGTGACTAAATTGAAGGAGGATACGACGCATTGCCCCTTAACTGACAAGATTGAGTCAGCCGCTGGTCTTTCGGCCATGGCTGCGCTGAAGTTGAGTGAGCCATACACTTCATCATCGACCATTGGCAAGGAAATTGGTCGTTTTCGCAGCAATTCAGTGGCCTCTTCAATCGGCAACTCAGTCGCAGTGGAAGGTCGATCACGAGCCAGTTCTACGATTTCTCACGATGATACCCTTAGCACGAATGGACCGCCTACTCAagacaaaaaaagaaaagaaaagaagaccAGTCCAGTGGAGTCGAGCATGTTCCTAGATACCGATGAGAGTGCGTTTTATCAAGCAACAGACGGAACACTCTGTTTTCTTTCTGGATTCAATATGAAATGTTTGCGGAAGGAGTTTTCCCCGAATATACCCGAAACGGATATACTGGAATCTAATGCCTCATCCCAGGATCGGCACAAAGTCATGCCATTGCCGGATGCTGTGGAGGGATCCATAGTGGAAATTGAGCGAGTTCACTTGTCACCCGAATCGCGCCAACGTCTAAGGTTTTTATCGCATTTGCCACTCTACGCTGATATTCTGTTTGTTGAGATCAATTTGGGTTCTTTATTGAGTAGCAATACTAAAAATGAGTTCAAGAAGGATTTCAGTAAGCGGAAACAGATCCGGTTAAGCCGAATCAATGCCGAAAGAAAAGAGGACGAACGAATACGAAGGATTGAAGATGCTCGTATACTGGAATTGAAATCCAGAATTCAATGTATCGATCCCCacgacgactttttccgGTCTACGCAGGACGCCGACGCCATAGCTGAGGTCTTGCGTGGCGACGATTTCGGCCCAGCCCTCGGTGACAGCCCCCCGGCGACAGCAGCTGCAAGCCCTCTCGGTCATGATCCAAGTATAAGTTTTTCAGCAATCACACGAACTGGAGGCGCGTTTCCAGCCTTCGCATCCAATGATACAAACTTTCCTTCACTCAGCACGAGCCCGGCGGCTCAACGAGTCCATCATCCAGTCCCAACATCATGGGGTCGCCCCAAGCCCATCGCCGCGCCTCCGCCACAACAAAATGTTTTATCTCCCAAGCCGTCAGGAAGCAAGAAGTCGAGAGGCAAGAAGGTGCTTCTTTTTTCCATGGGTGGTGGGCATGGGTACTGA
- a CDS encoding predicted protein, whose protein sequence is SPGAIGNILDEDVETMAKSRTTTLANLIRSCSSVLFSTYHMVTLNPALFGVSLSVIPLVGAAATLLRKSIKSLTQRQREMATTTASFVEERLTHIHVVKISNRELDEVHHYEEMQDESLRLARAASIQSGAFMGFLFAASSGALLAVVNVGGQSVAQGRMTSGQLTSFATYSFLLGLGTSGIVRAANELTQSMVSAERYYQLTDIDATNDSVSNATAQDTTVECVAVDVSQIESIALRNVSFTYQSTGSRVLHSISFELTRGKVVALVGRNGSGKSTISSLLAGLYQPQSGCIELSDGRDYRTVNKESKKSLVQLVPQSTALFNMSVLENVRYSQVDATEDKVRRALTLANCDEFVSKLEGGVHFVVGLNGSKLSGGERQRLALARALLSEPVVLVMDEPASSLDAEGESAVADAIVACRQANDNGRGLLLITHHIKNLQHADMVLVLDEGTIVEAGQMADLKANPNSALRKLMPDLK, encoded by the coding sequence TCTCCCGGAGCGATTGGCAATATTCTTGACGAAGATGTGGAAACAATGGCCAAGTCACGCACCACGACACTGGCTAATCTGATACGCTCTTGTTCTTCTGTCTTGTTCAGTACCTATCACATGGTCACACTGAATCCTGCTCTCTTTGGGGTCAGTTTGTCGGTGATTCCTCTCGTCGGCGCCGCCGCGACCTTGCTCCGCAAATCCATCAAGTCTCTGACGCAGCGACAACGGGAAATGGCAACTACAACGGCAAGTTTCGTTGAAGAGCGCTTGACGCACATACATGTCGTTAAAATATCCAACCGTGAACTCGACGAGGTGCACCACTACGAAGAAATGCAGGACGAGTCCCTACGATTGGCCCGTGCCGCATCGATCCAAAGTGGAGCTTTTATGGGATTCTTGTTTGCGGCCTCCTCTGGCGCCCTCCTCGCTGTCGTCAACGTCGGCGGACAGTCCGTTGCGCAAGGACGTATGACCTCCGGACAGCTTACCTCTTTTGCAACGTATTCGTTCCTCCTCGGATTGGGTACCAGTGGCATTGTCCGGGCCGCCAATGAATTGACACAGTCCATGGTGTCGGCGGAACGATACTACCAATTGACCGATATAGACGCGACAAATGATTCGGTGTCGAACGCCACTGCACAAGACACCACGGTTGAATGTGTTGCGGTGGATGTGAGCCAGATCGAATCGATCGCCCTGCGTAACGTCAGTTTTACCTATCAGTCAACCGGTAGTCGAGTATTGCACAGTATTTCGTTCGAACTGACACGCGGAAAGGTGGTCGCATTGGTCGGTAGAAATGGGAGTGGCAAGTCGACCATTTCGAGTCTGCTCGCTGGTTTGTATCAGCCGCAGTCGGGGTGTATTGAACTATCGGATGGAAGAGATTACCGAACGGTGAATAaggaaagcaaaaagagccTCGTTCAACTTGTACCCCAATCCACAGCGCTGTTCAACATGTCCGTTTTGGAAAACGTACGGTATTCTCAAGTCGACGCAACCGAAGACAAGGTCCGCAGGGCCTTGACACTGGCGAACTGCGACGAGTTTGTTTCCAAACTGGAAGGTGGCGTTCATTTCGTAGTAGGTCTCAACGGTAGTAAGTTGTCAGGTGGGGAACGTCAACGACTGGCCCTGGCCCGAGCGCTGCTTTCAGAGCCAGTCGTCTTGGTTATGGACGAACCAGCATCATCGTTGGATGCCGAAGGCGAATCtgccgtcgccgacgccattgTGGCCTGTCGTCAAGCCAACGATAATGGTCGGGGTTTGTTGTTAATTACCCATCATATCAAGAATTTGCAGCACGCTGATATGGTGCTGGTGCTGGACGAAGGAACGATTGTTGAAGCGGGACAAATGGCGGATCTCAAAGCGAATCCTAACAGTGCCTTGCGGAAGCTTATGCCTGATTTGAAATGA
- a CDS encoding predicted protein — protein MSTAKANAVEELESGIRVADPIRADDDHRNDEIVDDQVATPIAAVEVQPRLTKTSEDVVLLEKQHVNDQGEPIDVARAEQDRNLTSESDLSDTNRKIWVVTTAAMPWRTGTSLNPLMRALYLTRGRPKHSITLVIPWLEDIKSRKKLYGDALCFDDGGKQAQEQWIREYCRERCKCEEEEQNLRIMFWRGRYHDGFGSIFPVEDICSLIPKKEADVAILEEPEHLNWFRLPTKVGKNEENQDVDRLGWAHKFKHVVGVVFFLLQLHTNYGAYIRQYGMGTSFVTAPALDALSSLVVRAYCHRLVRLSATLPSLDSDIEVTSNVHGVRSEFLSPPQRKSETTKPHAPVYFVGKLIWAKGFDKVLEVQEAYHEVAGEYFAMDIYGGGDDMKAIQRGFFGRHKSNSNRSDDSSDSLSQIESTDSMDDSQAADVFGKSESLREQILTRNRAHHVNLAGKEKYKSDDEANSEISGEEDILEGADDNAPLDILGDVSGKALSTGAETASAAMKMIESIMSAGFGAFGGGSESNSENKSTDEIGSKRSRSNVPSFMFGPARSRFKWRRTPIPARFLGVEDHIVVRDIPDHKIFLNMSITEVLCTTSAEALAMGKFVILPKHSSNEFFYCFPNCLAFEDMDDCVRKIQYALTNKPEPLTDKFVRMLSWEGATDRLYDSSGMTRDEADKLKEAGRVEKREKAARFHVDSAQKSHFVTSLLSGKMLKKALSSHSFN, from the exons ATGAGTACTGCAAAGGCTAACGCAGTGGAAGAGTTGGAATCCGGTATACGAGTCGCCGATCCAATCCGGGCTGACGACGATCACCGCAACGATGAGATCGTGGACGACCAGGTGGCGACGCCCATTGCTGCGGTGGAAGTCCAACCCCGTCTCACGAAAACTTCCGAAGATGTggtgcttttggaaaaacagCACGTCAATGATCAAGGAGAACCGATTGATGTAGCGCGAGCCGAACAAGACCGGAACCTTACCAGCGAATCCGACTTGTCGGATACGAATCGTAAGATATGGGTCGTTACGACTGCCGCCATGCCGTGGAGGACGGGAACTTCGCTTAATCCCTTAATGCGAGCCCTATATTTGACGCGGGGACGTCCCAAGCATAGTATCACTTTGGTAATTCCTTGGCTGGAAGACATCAAATCCCGGAAAAAGTTATACGGAGATGCCTTGTGTTTTGACGATGGGGGCAAGCAAGCCCAAGAGCAATGGATTCGAGAGTACTGTCGGGAACGTTGCAAGTGCGAAG AGGAGGAACAGAATTTACGCATCATGTTTTGGAGAGGACGGTATCACGACGGATTTGGCTCCATCTTTCCAGTGGAAGATATCTGTAGCCTAATACCTAAGAAAGAAGCAGACGTGGCCATTCTAGAAGAGCCAGAGCATTTGAACTGGTTCCGATTACCAACAAAAGTGGGAAAGAACGAAGAAAACCAGGACGTGGACCGACTTGGCTGGGCTCACAAATTCAAACATGTGGTTGGGGTG gttttctttttgttgcagCTCCACACAAACTACGGTGCCTACATTCGTCAATATGGAATGGGAACTTCTTTCGTGACGGCACCTGCGTTGGACGCGCTCAGTTCCTTGGTGGTGCGAGCCTACTGTCACCGCCTTGTTCGCCTGAGTGCCACGTTACCTTCACTAGATTCAGATATTGAAGTCACCAGCAATGTTCACGGGGTTCGTTCCGAGTTTCTATCACCTCCCCAACGAAAGTCCGAAACTACTAAGCCACATGCTCCTGTTTACTTTGTTGGCAAATTAATCTGGGCCAAGGGTTTTGATAAAGTGCTCGAAGTACAGGAAGCCTATCATGAAGTGGCGGGGGAGTATTTTGCAATGGATATTTACGGTGGTGGTGACGACATGAAAGCGATCCAAAGAGGTTTCTTTGGGCGGCACAAATCAAATTCTAACAGGAGCGACGACTCTTCGGACTCGTTGTCGCAAATCGAATCTACCGATTCCATGGATGACTCGCAAGCTGCCGACGTTTTCGGTAAGAGCGAGTCACTTAGAGAACAGATTCTTACCAGAAACAGAGCTCATCATGTAAATTTAGcaggaaaagaaaaatacaAGTCAGATGATGAAGCCAATTCTGAAATAAGTGGAGAAGAGGACATTTTGGAAGGAGCCGACGATAACGCACCCCTGGATATCCTAGGCGATGTGTCCGGTAAGGCTTTGAGTACCGGTGCCGAGACGGCCAGTGCAGCCATGAAAATGATCGAATCGATCATGTCGGCCGGATTTGGTGCGTTTGGTGGCGGTAGCGAGAGCAACTCGGAAAACAAGTCAACCGACGAAATCGGAAGCAAGCGGAGCAGGAGTAATGTACCTTCATTTATGTTTGGACCGGCCCGCTCTCGTTTCAAGTGGCGCCGAACGCCAATTCCGGCTCGTTTTCTTGGTGTCGAAGATCATATTGTCGTCAGAGATATTCCGGACCATAAGATTTTTCTGAATATGTCAATAACAGAGGTTTTGTGTACAACATCAGCGGAGGCGCTGGCTATGGGCAAATTTGTGATTTTACCGAAACATT CTTCCAATGAGTTCTTTTACTGCTTTCCAAATTGTTTGGCGTTCGAAGACATGGATGACTGCGTACGTAAGATACAGTACGCACTGACCAACAAACCGGAACCATTGACGGACAAGTTTGTACGAATGCTATCTTGGGAAGGCGCCACTGATCGCCTGTACGATTCATCAGGGATGACGCGGGACGAAGCAGATAAGTTAAAAGAGGCCGGTAGAGTGGAAAAACGCGAGAAGGCTGCTCGCTTTCATGTAGATAGCGCCCAGAAAAGCCATTTTGTGACGAGCTTACTCAGCGGAAAGATGTTGAAGAAAGCGCTATCTTCCCATTCCTTCAATTAG